The sequence below is a genomic window from Thermococcus sp..
TGTTGAGCGGGCCATGAGAAGGAAGACCTGGATCTTCTCCCCCTCAACGGTCAGGCCGTAGAGAAGGCCTTCGTCCACTATGTTCAAACCCGTTTCCGGATCCTCGACTTCCCGAAGGACACCTACAACGCTTCTTACCTCCGGCGGTAGGTCTTCTCTGGGTCCTTTCTTGGGAGCCCGCCTTTGAGTGGGCTTGAACACTCCAAACAGGCCCATTCTCAGACCTTCTCCTGGTTTATGTCTTCGATTTTATAGCCCTTCCTGTTCTCAAAGATACCTACGGGGTTGTTTTTGAGGTCGTATACGTAGACGTTCTGAAACTTCACCAGGGCAAAATGCTCCATGATATCCCCTATTATCCGGGAATACGCTAACGCACTTTCCCCGGTTATGTTGTACTCCGCGTGGCTCTCGAAGTTGAGCCAGACCTTCAGAGTCTCGTCCGAGACTTCCAGCCCCGCGATGACACCCGAGTCCA
It includes:
- a CDS encoding iron-sulfur cluster assembly protein; this encodes MGLFGVFKPTQRRAPKKGPREDLPPEVRSVVGVLREVEDPETGLNIVDEGLLYGLTVEGEKIQVFLLMARSTPECHACRMLAINVQRRILIDIVDILREEGFKRIEVYNELGLLLEEWGDEDGSTGTGRGDSPQES
- a CDS encoding iron-sulfur cluster assembly protein gives rise to the protein MKVYMPDRDWPEHYRAVLEELAKVPDPITGGDVLDSGVIAGLEVSDETLKVWLNFESHAEYNITGESALAYSRIIGDIMEHFALVKFQNVYVYDLKNNPVGIFENRKGYKIEDINQEKV